In Brachypodium distachyon strain Bd21 chromosome 2, Brachypodium_distachyon_v3.0, whole genome shotgun sequence, one genomic interval encodes:
- the LOC100832765 gene encoding leucine-rich repeat receptor-like serine/threonine-protein kinase At2g14510 isoform X2: protein MPRLLALLAAAALFLLLPLAAGQRFRGFSYLLDCGAPSPTTDRRGLSWNPDGPYVSAGTPRELPVQGLLDPTLGTLRAFPHRPAAKFCYTLPVDRNRRYLLRPTFFYGSSSPPPPVFDLIVDGTFWTAVDTTADSLAGSASHYEAVFPARGRSMTFCLGVNPNYTDSGPFINALQVIQLDDSVYNATDFGRSAMGLIARTKFGSTGDVERYPDDSFDRYWQPFSDSKHAVSSTHNVTSADFWNLPPPDVFNTALVAKQNAPLVLQWPPMPLQNDSYYVALYFADTLADSSRTFDVYINDYSFFKDLPVTSAGLSVFATQWILSGLTRVILTSSSVLPPLINAGEVFGLFPIGKLTITRDALALESVKRNLQNIPDDWIGDPCMPRGYAWTGVTCDEGEFIRIVSLNFSSMGISGSLSPDIANLTALTNISFANNSLSGPIPDLSKLNKLQRLHLYDNKLNGTIPQTLGTIQVLRELIQS from the exons ATGCCGCgtctcctcgccctcctcgcggccgccgccctcttcctcctcctcccccttgcCGCCGGCCAGCGATTCCGCGGCTTCTCCTACCTCCTCGACTGCGGCGCCCCGTCCCCCACCACAGACCGCCGCGGCCTCAGCTGGAACCCCGACGGCCCTTACGTCTCCGCCGGCACCCCTCGCGAGCTCCCAGTCCAGGGCCTCCTCGACCCCACCCTCGGCACCCTCCGCGCCTTCCCGCACCGCCCCGCCGCCAAGTTCTGCTACACGCTCCCCGTCGACCGCAACCGCCGCTACCTCCTCCGCCCCACCTTCTTCTacggctcctcctcgccgccgccgcccgtgttCGACCTCATCGTGGACGGCACCTTCTGGACCGCTGTCGACACCACCGCCGACAGCCTGGCCGGCAGCGCGTCGCACTACGAGGCCGTGTTCCCGGCCAGGGGCAGGAGCATGACCTTCTGCCTGGGCGTGAACCCCAACTACACCGACTCCGGCCCGTTCATCAACGCTCTGCAGGTGATCCAGCTTGATGATTCGGTTTACAACGCGACGGATTTCGGGAGAAGCGCGATGGGCCTCATTGCACGGACCAAGTTTGGCTCCACTGGCGACGTTGAGAG GTACCCTGATGACAGTTTTGACCGCTATTGGCAGCCATTTTCAGACAGCAAACATGCAGTCAGTAGTACCCATAATGTTACATCAGCTGATTTCTGgaatcttcctcctcccgatGTGTTTAATACAGCTTTGGtagcaaaacaaaatgcacCCTTGGTGTTGCAATGGCCTCCAATGCCTCTCCAAAATGATAGCTATTACGTCGCCCTTTATTTTGCTGATACATTAGCTGATAGTTCGAGGACCTTTGATGTGTATATAAATGATTACAGCTTTTTCAAAGATCTACCAGTAACATCAGCTGGACTTTCTGTCTTTGCAACACAATGGATTCTCTCAGGTCTGACCAGAGTTATATTGACTTCTAGTTCTGTTCTTCCACCACTTATCAATGCTGGCGAAGTCTTTGGACTTTTTCCCATTGGAAAATTGACAATTACACGAGATG CACTTGCTCTGGAGAGTGTGAAGAGAAACCTTCAAAACATACCCGATGATTGGATTGGAGATCCATGTATGCCTCGTGGATATGCTTGGACTGGAGTTACATGTGATGAAGGGGAATTTATACGTATCGTCTCATT GAACTTTTCAAGTATGGGCATCTCTGGATCTCTTTCACCTGACATTGCAAACCTGACCGCGCTTACTAACAT ATCTTTTGCAAACAATAGCTTGTCTGGACCTATTCCTGATCTCAGCAAACTGAACAAACTCCAAAGATT GCACCTGTACGATAACAAGTTGAATGGAACGATACCCCAGACATTGGGGACAATTCAGGTCTTGCGTGAACT CATTCAGAGTTAG
- the LOC100832765 gene encoding putative leucine-rich repeat receptor-like serine/threonine-protein kinase At2g14440 isoform X1 — protein MPRLLALLAAAALFLLLPLAAGQRFRGFSYLLDCGAPSPTTDRRGLSWNPDGPYVSAGTPRELPVQGLLDPTLGTLRAFPHRPAAKFCYTLPVDRNRRYLLRPTFFYGSSSPPPPVFDLIVDGTFWTAVDTTADSLAGSASHYEAVFPARGRSMTFCLGVNPNYTDSGPFINALQVIQLDDSVYNATDFGRSAMGLIARTKFGSTGDVERYPDDSFDRYWQPFSDSKHAVSSTHNVTSADFWNLPPPDVFNTALVAKQNAPLVLQWPPMPLQNDSYYVALYFADTLADSSRTFDVYINDYSFFKDLPVTSAGLSVFATQWILSGLTRVILTSSSVLPPLINAGEVFGLFPIGKLTITRDALALESVKRNLQNIPDDWIGDPCMPRGYAWTGVTCDEGEFIRIVSLNFSSMGISGSLSPDIANLTALTNISFANNSLSGPIPDLSKLNKLQRLHLYDNKLNGTIPQTLGTIQVLRELFLQNNELVGTVPLNLLNNQGLNSQFVPGNQFSPKPPR, from the exons ATGCCGCgtctcctcgccctcctcgcggccgccgccctcttcctcctcctcccccttgcCGCCGGCCAGCGATTCCGCGGCTTCTCCTACCTCCTCGACTGCGGCGCCCCGTCCCCCACCACAGACCGCCGCGGCCTCAGCTGGAACCCCGACGGCCCTTACGTCTCCGCCGGCACCCCTCGCGAGCTCCCAGTCCAGGGCCTCCTCGACCCCACCCTCGGCACCCTCCGCGCCTTCCCGCACCGCCCCGCCGCCAAGTTCTGCTACACGCTCCCCGTCGACCGCAACCGCCGCTACCTCCTCCGCCCCACCTTCTTCTacggctcctcctcgccgccgccgcccgtgttCGACCTCATCGTGGACGGCACCTTCTGGACCGCTGTCGACACCACCGCCGACAGCCTGGCCGGCAGCGCGTCGCACTACGAGGCCGTGTTCCCGGCCAGGGGCAGGAGCATGACCTTCTGCCTGGGCGTGAACCCCAACTACACCGACTCCGGCCCGTTCATCAACGCTCTGCAGGTGATCCAGCTTGATGATTCGGTTTACAACGCGACGGATTTCGGGAGAAGCGCGATGGGCCTCATTGCACGGACCAAGTTTGGCTCCACTGGCGACGTTGAGAG GTACCCTGATGACAGTTTTGACCGCTATTGGCAGCCATTTTCAGACAGCAAACATGCAGTCAGTAGTACCCATAATGTTACATCAGCTGATTTCTGgaatcttcctcctcccgatGTGTTTAATACAGCTTTGGtagcaaaacaaaatgcacCCTTGGTGTTGCAATGGCCTCCAATGCCTCTCCAAAATGATAGCTATTACGTCGCCCTTTATTTTGCTGATACATTAGCTGATAGTTCGAGGACCTTTGATGTGTATATAAATGATTACAGCTTTTTCAAAGATCTACCAGTAACATCAGCTGGACTTTCTGTCTTTGCAACACAATGGATTCTCTCAGGTCTGACCAGAGTTATATTGACTTCTAGTTCTGTTCTTCCACCACTTATCAATGCTGGCGAAGTCTTTGGACTTTTTCCCATTGGAAAATTGACAATTACACGAGATG CACTTGCTCTGGAGAGTGTGAAGAGAAACCTTCAAAACATACCCGATGATTGGATTGGAGATCCATGTATGCCTCGTGGATATGCTTGGACTGGAGTTACATGTGATGAAGGGGAATTTATACGTATCGTCTCATT GAACTTTTCAAGTATGGGCATCTCTGGATCTCTTTCACCTGACATTGCAAACCTGACCGCGCTTACTAACAT ATCTTTTGCAAACAATAGCTTGTCTGGACCTATTCCTGATCTCAGCAAACTGAACAAACTCCAAAGATT GCACCTGTACGATAACAAGTTGAATGGAACGATACCCCAGACATTGGGGACAATTCAGGTCTTGCGTGAACT
- the LOC100833071 gene encoding peroxisomal adenine nucleotide carrier 1, which translates to MEGEDGGGSGVDWDSLAEAASGAVGALVSTTVLYPLDTCKTKFQADVQTAQGAPKYRNLSDVFLEAIKKKQFFSLYQGLKTKNIQSFISQFVYFYGYSYFKRLYLEKSGAKSIGTKANLLIAAAAGACTVVVTQPLDTASSRMQTSAFGKSKGLRATLAEGTWLEAFDGLGISLILTCNPSIQYTVFDQLKQKLVRRQTRKNAEAAGDSSPVALSAFSAFLLGAISKSVATILTYPLIRCKVMIQAADPDEDDDDESERSGNSRPPKTMLGAMHDMWNTEGIPGFFKGLHAQILKTVLSSALLLMIKEKISKFTWISLLALRRYLFVSRKRIKSV; encoded by the exons ATGGAgggggaggacggcggcggcagcggggtgGACTGGGACAGCCTGGCCGAGGCGGCGTCGGGGGCCGTGGGCGCGCTCGTCAGCACCACCGTCCTCTACCCGCTCGACACCTGCAAGACCAAGTTCCAGGCCGACGTCCAGACGGCCCAGGGCGCGCCCAAGTACAG gaaccTTTCAGATGTCTTTTTGGAAGCAATTAAGAAAAAgcaatttttttccctttatcAGGGCCTTAAGACGAAGAACATTCAGtctttcatttcgcagtttgTTTACTTTTATGGCTATAGCTATTTCAAAAGACTCTACTTGGAGAAGAGTGGAGCAAAGTCTATTGGAACAAAAGCCAACTTGTTAATTGCAGCTGCCGCTGGTGCTTGCACAGTTGTTGTGACACAG CCACTGGATACAGCATCTTCTAGAATGCAAACAAGTGCCTTTGGAAAGTCCAAAGGGCTGCGAGCAACTCTTGCTGAAGGTACATGGCTTGAGGCATTCGATGGCTTGGGCATTTCCCTTATACTAACATGCAATCCTTCTATCCAG TACACTGTATTCGATCAGCTTAAGCAAAAGCTTGTACGGAGGCAGACACGTAAAAATGCAGAAGCAGCTGGTGATTCTTCCCCGGTTGCTCTTTCTGCTTTCTCAGCATTTCTCCTTGGTGCCATCTCAAAAAGTGTTGCTACAATATTGACTTACCCTTTAATCAG GTGCAAAGTCATGATTCAGGCCGCCGAccctgatgaagatgatgacgaTGAATCTGAAAGGTCAGGAAACTCAAGACCTCCCAAAACAATGTTGGGTGCCATGCATGATATGTGGAACACAGAAGGCATCCCAGGCTTTTTCAAAGGATTACATGCTCAGATACTAAAGACAGTTCTGAGCTCTGCATTACTGCTGATGATAAAAGAGAAGATTTCGAAGTTTACTTGGATCTCACTGCTTGCTCTGCGGCGATATCTCTTTGTTTCTCGGAAGAGAATCAAGAGTGTGTAA
- the LOC100833374 gene encoding premnaspirodiene oxygenase has translation MAELSVPPLCLLFLPLLVVVPLLYFLRPSHRHHGRIRQRLPPSPWALPVIGHLHHVAGALPHRAMRDLSRRLGAPLMLLRLCELRVIVASSADAAREIMKAQDLAFCSRPMTPTGKALLGDSPGLVFAPYGDAWRQLRKICALELFTARRVRSFRPVREEEVARLLRSLLTSSPETETKAKAVNLSERVAAYVADSAVRAVIGSRFENRGAFLRMLERRMKLVPARCLPDLFPSSRLALLVSRMPRQMKRERREMMDFIDTIVLEHQENRAATGDDEDFLDVLLRIQREGKLDHPLTADDIKTVIVDIFVASSETSATALQWAMAELIRNPRVMRKAQEEVRRVLHGHGSRVTEDSLGDLRYLGLVIKEVLRLHPPASMLLPRECRTPCQVLGFDVPAGAMVLVNAWAIGRDPRHWDEPEEFWPERFEGDGAVDFKGTDFEYIPFGAGRRMCPGMAFGLANMELALASLLYHFDWELPDGTEPQGLDMTELLGLTTRRRSDLFLVPSQDRPCP, from the exons ATGGCTGAGTTATCAGTTCCCCCTCTCTGCCTGTTATTCCTTCCtctgctcgtcgtcgtcccacTGCTCTACTTCCTCCGCCCGTCACACCGGCACCATGGAAGAATCCGGCAGCgtctgccgccgtcgccgtgggCGCTCCCGGTCATCGGTCACCTCCACCACGTGGCCGGCGCGCTCCCGCACCGCGCGATGCGAGACCTGTCGCGCCGCCTCGGCGCCCCGCTGATGCTGCTCCGCCTCTGCGAGCTCCGAGTCATCGTCGCCTCGTCGGCGGACGCCGCGCGGGAGATCATGAAGGCCCAGGACCTGGCCTTCTGCTCGCGGCCCATGACGCCGACGGGGAAGGCCCTCCTGGGCGACAGCCCGGGCCTCGTCTTCGCGCCCTACGGCGACGCGTGGCGCCAGCTCCGCAAGATCTGCGCCCTCGAGCTCTTCACCGCCCGCCGCGTCAGGTCCTTCCGCCCCGTccgcgaggaggaggtcgcgCGGCTTCTCCGGTCGCTGCTGACTTCGTCcccggagacggagacgaAGGCGAAGGCGGTGAACCTGAGCGAGCGGGTCGCGGCGTACGTGGCGGACTCGGCGGTGCGCGCGGTGATCGGCAGCCGGTTCGAGAACCGGGGCGCGTTCCTGCGGATGCTGGAGCGGAGGATGAAGCTGGTCCCGGCGCGCTGCCTGCCGGACCTATTCCCGTCGTCGCGGCTGGCGTTGCTCGTCAGCCGGATGCCGCGCCAGATGAAGCGGGAGCGCCGGGAGATGATGGACTTCATTGACACCATCGTCCTCGAGCATCAGGAGAACAGGGCCGCCACCGGTGACGACGAAGACTTTCTCGATGTGCTCCTGCGGATCCAGCGGGAGGGCAAGCTCGATCATCCCCTTACCGCGGACGACATCAAGACCGTCATCGTC GACATCTTCGTGGCGAGCAGCGAGAcgtcggcgacggcgctgCAGTgggccatggcggagctgaTCCGAAACCCGAGAGTGATGCGCAAGGCGCAGGAGGAGGTCCGGCGAGTCCTCCACGGACATGGCAGCAGGGTCACGGAGGACAGCCTGGGCGACCTGCGCTACTTGGGACTCGTGATCAAGGAGGTGCTCCGGCTGCACCCGCCGGCTTCGATGCTGCTCCCGCGGGAGTGCCGGACACCGTGCCAGGTCCTCGGCTTCGACGTGCCGGCAGGCGCCATGGTGCTCGTCAACGCGTGGGCGATCGGCAGGGACCCCAGGCACTGGGACGAGCCCGAGGAGTTCTGGCCGGAGAGGTTCGAGGGCGATGGTGCCGTCGACTTCAAGGGGACGGACTTCGAGTACATTCCGTtcggcgccggccggcggaTGTGTCCCGGGATGGCGTTCGGGCTGGCCAACATGGAGCTCGCCCTCGCCAGTCTTCTCTACCACTTCGACTGGGAGCTGCCGGACGGGACGGAACCCCAGGGCCTCGACATGACGGAGTTGCTGGGGCTCACCACGCGACGCCGCTCTGACCTCTTCCTCGTTCCGTCTCAGGATCGACCGTGCCCCTGA
- the LOC100833676 gene encoding SNF2 domain-containing protein CLASSY 1, whose protein sequence is MLRRHKPPLTRRERESASGTHARLPCLCKPHLPPSAPPRRCETRSLFPRMDRSGRRGRARGRGETLAEASPRTRRRHAETIVIDLDSEDGGGGSSTAAAAASSSSSRRSSAPLTLVTSGSVATRTRSRSLAMKSPVAEAEAAPRAKRRRKGTSAEADGGGGSKGAEASESASKGNRRGRSRTASEPPDRALARKSKDADAEEEAEAEAEEEAEAEAPACGKRVEVSRVDGCANSERGEDPLDDHNNGSNAREACGIGHGNEEHHNAAGKNRIGEPCGNGVASILNSSHGMNVVASGHAEGVKDWGNKGGELDDGFEVDEEYMNEEDTEDDDEMLEEKLVGDLIRAYSNGDDLDADGVDWEAEDEMEFDDDGDDDYFVHDADECGMSEPMCDDYKVGTQYLSDHEVVVGEVSCQLEEDVVKDEVDPKREGTTCFDQGRLHIEILESDDEVKVLSDASNPLKRKPLPQAKIPVLPCVAWRTRSLWGVKQDRISYNAYFEELSDEPIEDDDTEVELDDEDDNDDDSASFEEEEEEETKQEEVAEKSKHKKGIHSSFPEIRSRPMPLFVNRERRMQTSIPKWRGTSKKARQPETCHVIYSSDDEIIDDTAKDGLKCEVDEDPRNNVFQPLNFEKVGSDGTVGNGITTEQQKGSRFTWDLERRKKLKLGIIKSRHSYERGLDLDSDSSGSGENERHGYQEGGDNKVGRKKKHLSSKSGKSGKKSSRSTMLKRQSLLKLLMDKMTGDKDGECSPFDLHSQFEYNSNDSHPLVFSFGDEDHIPANKAEQNAEHDMLWADYDFALELENIGTYYDDEHQEESNMLNLGLACTTPCSRGKHEFIIDDQIGIRCKYCSLVNLEIRFVLPSMVSNYAEKSAWRNSSCLKDALMYHDLCEQAGSIDGQSQGFHPYGTVWDLIPGAINTMYQHQREAFEFMWTNLVGDIRLDELKHGAKPDVVGGCVICHAPGTGKTRLAIVFIQTYMKVFPDCRPVIIAPRGMLFAWEEEFKKWDVNVPFHILNTTEYSGKEDRDICRLIKKEHRTDKLTRLVKLLSWNKGHGILGISYGLYMKLTSEKSVCTEENKVRSILLENPGLLVLDEGHTPRNERSVMWKTLGKVKTEKRIILSGTPFQNNFLELYNILCLVRPRFGEMFLTKTKVGRRHYVSKKQRDKFSDKYEKGVWASLTSNVTDDNAEKVRSILKPFVHIHNGTILRTLPGLRESVIVLKPPPLQKSIIRKVENIGSGNNFEHEYVISLASTHPSLVTAINMSDEEASLIDKPMLERLRSNPYEGVKTRFVIEVVRLCEALKEKVLIFSQFIQPLELIKEHLRKFFKWREGKEILQMDGKILPRYRQNSIEVFNNPDSDARVLLASTRACCEGISLTGASRVVLLDVVWNPAVGRQAISRAFRIGQKKFVYTYNLITYGTGEGDKYDRQAEKDHLSKLVFSAEDEFNNVRNMLSKAEMEHCSKLISQDKVLEEIASHDQLKGMFLKIHYPPTESNIVFTYNQITPELS, encoded by the exons ATGCTCCGACGCCATAAACCCCCGCTAaccaggagagagagagagagcgcatCAGGTACCCACGCCAGGTTGCCTTGCCTCTGCAAACCCCACCTGCCTCCGTCCGCCCCCCCACGCCGTTGCGAAACGCGCTCTCTCTTCCCCCGCATGGAtcgctccggccgccgcggccgcgcccgcgGCCGTGGAGAAACCCTAGCGGAGGCCTCCCCGCGCACGCGCCGTCGCCATGCCGAGACGATCGTCATCGACCTCGATAGCGAGGACGGCGGGGGCGgctcctcgacggcggcggctgctgcgagcagcagcagcagccgtcgCTCCTCGGCGCCTTTGACGCTGGTGACTTCGGGGTCGGTGGCGACGCGGACGCGATCGAGGAGCCTGGCGATGAAGTCgccggtggcggaggcggaggcggcgccgagggccaaaaggaggaggaaggggacgaGCGCCGAagcagacggcggcggagggagcaAAGGCGCCGAGGCCTCGGAGTCAGCATCAAAAGGAAATCGCCGTGGACGCTCGCGGACTGCCTCAGAGCCACCGGATCGGGCTCTTGCGCGGAAGAGCAAGGATGCAgatgcagaggaggaagcagaggctgaagcagaggaggaagcagaggcggaggcgcccGCTTGTGGAAAACGGGTGGAGGTATCACGGGTTGATGGTTGTGCGAACAGTGAGCGAGGCGAGGATCCTTTAGATGACCATAATAACGGGTCTAACGCTCGGGAGGCATGTGGCATTGGTCACGGGAACGAGGAGCATCACAATGCTGCTGGTAAGAATCGAATAGGTGAGCCTTGTGGGAATGGGGTGGCCAGTATTTTGAATTCAAGTCATGGGATGAATGTGGTGGCATCAGGCCATGCAGAGGGTGTGAAAGACTGGGGGAATAAGGGAGGTGAGCTAGATGATGGTTTTGAGGTCGATGAGGAGTACATGAATGAAGAGGATACAGAGGACGATGATGAGATGTTGGAGGAAAAGCTCGTCGGCGATCTGATTCGTGCTTACAGTAATGGTGATGATTTGGATGCAGATGGAGTGGACTGGGAAGCTGAGGATGAGATGGAgtttgatgatgatggcgaCGACGACTATTTTGTGCATGATGCTGATGAATGTGGCATGTCTGAACCAATGTGCGACGATTATAAGGTGGGAACACAGTATCTGTCAGATCACGAGGTTGTCGTTGGTGAAGTTAGCTGCCAATTGGAGGAAGATGTTGTCAAGGATGAGGTGGACCCGAAGAGAGAAGGAACTACATGCTTTGATCAAGGGAGACTGCATATTGAAATTCTCGAGTCTGACGATGAAGTCAAAGTGCTCAGTGATGCTAGTAATCCCTTGAAGAGGAAGCCTCTACCACAAGCAAAGATACCAGTTCTGCCATGTGTTGCATGGAGGACTCGGTCATTGTGGGGCGTTAAGCAAGATAGAATTTCGTACAATGCATATTTTGAGGAGTTGTCTGATGAGCCAATAGAGGATGATGATACAGAAGTGGAACTGGATGACGAAGATGACAACGATGACGATAGTGCCAGTtttgaggaagaggaagaagaggagacgAAACAGGAAGAAGTTGCTGAAAAGAGCAAACACAAGAAAGGAATTCACTCATCCTTTCCTGAAATAAGGTCAAGGCCTATGCCTCTTTTCGTTAATAGAGAGAGAAGAATGCAAACATCAATACCAAAATGGCGTGGCACCTCAAAGAAAGCGAGGCAGCCGGAAACATGCCATGTAATTTACTCATCTGATGATGAGATAATTGATGATACTGCAAAAGATGGTTTGAAATGCGAGGTTGATGAAGATCCAAGGAATAATGTTTTTCAGCCACTCAATTTTGAGAAAGTTGGCAGTGACGGTACAGTGGGCAATGGCATTACTACAGAGCAACAGAAGGGGTCACGATTTACTTGGGATCTTGAGAGGAGGAAAAAGCTGAAGCTTGGGATAATTAAGAGCCGTCATTCATATGAGCGGGGTTTGGACTTGGATTCGGACTCATCGGGTTCTGGTGAGAATGAAAGGCATGGATATCAAGAAGGTGGTGATAACAAAGTTGGGAGGAAAAAGAAGCATTTGTCATCAAAATCTGGAAAATCTGGCAAGAAATCCAGCCGTTCAACCATGTTAAAGCGGCAGTCTCTTCTGAAGCTTCTTATGGATAAGATGACTGGCGATAAAGATGGTGAATGTTCTCCTTTTGACCTTCATTCCCAGTTCGAATATAATTCCAACGATTCCCATCCATTAGTATTCTCATttggtgatgaagatcatATACCAGCTAACAAGGCAGAGCAAAATGCTGAACATGATATGCTATGGGCTGACTATGACTTTGCTTTAGAGTTGGAGAATATTGGAACCTATTATGATGACGAG CACCAAGAAGAGAGCAATATGCTAAATCTTGGCCTTGCTTGTACAACACCTTGTTCTCGTGGGAAGCATGAGTTTATTATTGATGATCAAATAGGAATCAGATGCAAATACTGCTCCTTGGTAAATCTAGAAATCAGATTTGTTTTACCATCAATG GTCTCAAATTATGCAGAGAAATCTGCATGGAGAAATTCATCTTGTTTGAAGGATGCGTTGATGTATCATGATCTTTGTGAACAAGCAGGGAGTATTGACGGGCAATCTCAAGGTTTCCATCCATATGGAACAGTGTGGGACCTCATTCCTGGTGCCATTAATACTATGTATCAGCATCAACGTGAAGCATTTGAATTTATGTGGACAAATCTAGTTGGTGATATTAGACTTGATGAGCTTAAGCATGGAGCTAAGCCTGATGTTGTTGGAGGATGTGTGATTTGTCATGCCCCAGGGACAGGAAAGACACGTTTAGCTATTGTGTTTATCCAGACATATATGAAGGTATTTCCAGACTGCCGGCCAGTGATTATTGCACCTCGCGGGATGCTGTTTGCTTGGGAAGAGGAGTTCAAGAAATGGGATGTCAATGTTCCTTTCCATATACTGAACACTACAGAATACTCAGGAAAAGAAGACAGAGACATATGTAGGTTAATAAAGAAAGAACATCGGACAGACAAGTTGACAAGGCTTGTAAAACTGCTTTCATGGAACAAGGGACATGGTATTCTTGGAATAAGTTATGGTCTATATATGAAACTAACATCCGAAAAATCTGTCTGCACTGAGGAAAACAAAGTACGAAGCATTCTTCTCGAGAACCCTGGTTTGCTTGTCCTAGATGAAGGGCACACACCTAGGAACGAACGCAGTGTTATGTGGAAGACGTTGGGAAAAGTTAAAACTGAGAAGCGCATAATTCTATCTGGAACTCCTTTCCAAAACAATTTTCTCGAGCTTTACAATATACTATGTTTGGTGAGGCCCAGGTTTGGTGAAATGTTTTTGACTAAAACAAAAGTGGGCAGAAGGCATTACGTGTCAAAGAAGCAACGTGATAAATTTTCTGATAAATATGAAAAAGGTGTTTGGGCTTCATTAACTAGCAATGTAACTGATGATAATGCTGAGAAAGTGCGATCAATATTGAAACCATTTGTTCATATCCATAATGGAACCATTCTTCGAACTCTTCCAGGTCTCCGAGAGAGTGTGATTGTTCTGAAACCTCCTCCCCTTCAGAAGAGTATCATTAGGAAGGTGGAAAACATTGGGTCTGGTAACAATTTTGAACATGAATATGTTATTTCTTTGGCATCCACACATCCTTCTCTTGTAACTGCCATCAACATGTCCGATGAGGAAGCTTCACTTATTGATAAACCTATGCTTGAGAGATTAAGGTCAAATCCCTATGAAGGGGTGAAAACAAGATTTGTAATTGAAGTTGTTCGTTTGTGTGAAGCACTGAAAGAAAAGGTATTGATCTTTAGTCAATTTATTCAGCCattagaactgataaaagaACATCTTCGGAAGTTTTTCAAATGgagagaagggaaagaaatTCTCCAAATGGATGGGAAGATCCTTCCAAGATATCGACAGAATTCAATTGAAGTTTTCAATAATCCAGATAGTGATGCGAGGGTGTTACTTGCATCTACAAGAGCATGTTGTGAAGGGATCAGCCTAACAGGAGCTTCAAGAGTTGTTCTCTTAGATGTTGTTTGGAACCCAGCAGTTGGGAGGCAAGCTATTAGCAGGGCATTTCGGATAGGACAGAAAAAATTTGTGTATACATACAATTTAATAACTTATGGAACAGGCGAAGGTGACAAATATGACAGGCAAGCAGAAAAAGATCACTTGTCCAAGTTGGTCTTCTCTGCAGAAGATGAGTTCAATAATGTCAGGAACATGCTTTCAAAAGCTGAAATGGAGCACTGTTCTAAGTTGATCTCCCAGGATAAGGTTCTGGAGGAGATAGCTTCCCATGACCAGCTAAAGGGCATGTTTTTAAAGATACACTATCCACCAACTGAGTCAAATATTGTTTTTACTTACAACCAGATTACCCCTGAGTTGAGTTAA